A part of Heliangelus exortis chromosome 3, bHelExo1.hap1, whole genome shotgun sequence genomic DNA contains:
- the COA6 gene encoding cytochrome c oxidase assembly factor 6 homolog: protein MSAPTMAERKACWGARDEFWHCLDSHAEDAAKCEKLRLSFESLCPQQWVKYFDRRRDFLKYKKKLETEGFHPPEAAGKS, encoded by the exons ATGTCGGCGCCAACGATGGCGGAGAGGAAGGCCTGCTGGGGGGCCCGGGACGAGTTCTGGCACTGCCTGGACAGCCACGCAGAGGATGCCGCCAAGTGCGAGAAGCTGCGGCTCTCCTTCGAGTCGCTGTGTCCGCAGCAATGG gttaaatattttgatagaagaagagactttttaaaatacaaaaaaaaacttgaaacaGAAGGGTTTCATCCTCCAGAGGCTGCTGGGAAGTCTTAG